CTCCTGTTTCAGCAAATCGGCTTTCTTTAACCTTCCGTCTACGGCACTCAGCAATTCCGTACCGCTGAACGGTTTGGTAATATAATCATCCGCACCCAGTTCCATTCCCTTGCGAAAATCGCTGCGTTCTGTTTTGGCTGTCAGGAAGATAAACGGTACGTTCCGGATGGTTTCGTTCTTTTGAATGGCATGCAATACGCCATAACCGTCCAGTACCGGCATCATGATATCGCAGATAATGAGATCCGGAACATGCGTTATGGCCAGTTCCACTCCCAGCTTGCCATTTGCCGCCGTAATAACCGTATAGTTCGACAACTCCAGTATCTCCGCCGTATTATTCCGGATATCTTCATTGTCTTCAATCAGTAATATTTTTTTCATCAGATGATTGCTTTCTGTTTGTTTAACCTGCTATTTTGTATCAGATGTTTCCTGAACTGCTGATCGCTTTTGCGGCCCTTTTATCAAATGTAATAATAAACTCCGTTCCCTGGTTCAGTTCGCTGACGCATGTTATGGTACCATTCATCAATTCGGTATACTTTGAAATGATGTGCAGGCCCAGCCCCGTTCCCTGGATATTCCCGGCATTGGCCGCCCTGAAAAAACGTTCCATTAAATGTTTCTGATCTTCCTGTGAAATACCAATACCATTATCCTTTACCGAAAGCCGCACCTGGTCTGGTGCCCCGGAAGTTTCAATAACAATGCGCCCGTCTTCCGCCGAAAACTTACTGGCATTGGATACCAGGTTCATAACGATATGTTTCAGCAGCGAGGCATCCAGTTCCGCTATCGGATTGCCGTCATGATGATACACCAGCTCCTGGTTCTTTTTCAAAGTAACCTCCAGTTCCCGCACCATACCGGAAACCAGTTCTTGGATGTCCAGCCTGCTGAACCGCACCTGGATTTTCCCCTCCTCAATTTTCCCAACGCTCAGGAAATCGTTCAGGATATCGGTGAGCAATTGCACCGAAGACACAATCCGCTGGAGGTGCTTTTCACGCCGGGGCTGCTCTTCGGTGGTGGTATACCGTTCAATCAGGTAAGCGGAAGAGAGGATCGTGCTCAACGGGGTCCTGAATTCATGGGAGGCAATGGTAACAAAACGCGACTTCAGTTCACCCAGTTCCTTTTCCCGTTCCAGCAGCTTTGACAATTCATCTTTCGATTGCTCCAGATCCTGCATGGCAGCGGTAAGCTGTCGGGTACGCTGTTCTACAGTCGACTCCAGCTTATTATTTAGTTCTTCGATTTCTGCTTCCGCTTTTTTCCGGATGGAAATATCACTGATAAAAGCAATAATAAATTGCTTGCCCTCGTCCTCATAATTACTCAAACTCACTTCCACCGGAAATTCGCTGCCATCTTTTTTTACGGCAAACAGGTCCATCCCTACCCCCATCGGCCGGGTTTTTGGATTATGCGTATAGCCGTCCCTATGTGTAACATGCCGGCTATGATACCGGCCGGGGATCAGCAATTCGATGGGTTGCTGCAGCAATTCGTCCAGCGAATACCCGAATAAAGCCAGTGCAAAAGGATTGGCCGATTGGATCTCAGCCTTATGATTCACTACAATAATACCCATTGAGGCCTGGTTAAATAGGGCCTCGTAGCGATAACTTTCCTGCGTTGTTTGTTCAGTATCTTCCATGAATAAAAAAACAGCTCGGTGCTATATAAGATGCATAAAGGTAACAAAATAAGGCATTTAAAATTTGAAAGCGAAGCAAATAGCGGTTATAAAACGAAACCATTGCTCACCCGTTCCATTTTATGACCACACAACCCGCGTCATACATACCATTGATATGTATAAACTGTATGTATAGCCGCCGATGTTTTTTTATCCGTTAACCGTCAAAACCCTGCTTTAAACAATTCTTTATACTTAAATTTACGTTGCTGAGTGCCATTTTCAGCAACACACCTTTTTAGATTACAGCGATGAAACTTACGACGTTTGCCAGCATTACTTTAATGGTGTTCATACTTACTGAGCTTGCTGCCGGTTGCGGCAACCGGGTAAAAAAACGCAATGACAGGAACAGGATCAGCTACAACTATGACGTTCGTCCCATTCTTTCAGACAAATGTTTCGTCTGCCATGGTCCCGACAAAAACAAACAGGAAGCCGGTTTACGACTGGACATAGAAGCGAATGCAAAAGCACCGTTAAGGGAAACAAAAGGGGCCTATGCCATCGTTCCCGGGAAGCCGGAAGCTTCTGAGCTCATCAAAAGGATTACATCTGCAGATCCTTCTTACCAGATGCCTACACCGGAATCGCACCTGGGGGTGCTGAATGAAAATGAGATCCGGATCCTTACCCGCTGGATCGAACAGGGCGCTCCTTATGAAAAGCACTGGGCCTTTATTGCTCCCCGGAAATTACCGCTGCCCGATATCGGCAATAAGGAATGGGCGCGGAATGAAATTGATTATTTTATTGCAGAAAAAATGGAGGAACACCAGTTGCAACCCAATGCCGCGGCAGACAAAAGCATGCTGTTAAAACGGGTATCGCTGGATCTTACAGGACTGCTTCCCGACCTGCAAATGCAGCAGGCTTTCGAAAACGACCACAGCAGCACGGCCTATGAGAAAGCAGTAGACCGGCTTCTGGCGAGTCCCCAGTTCGGTGAAAAGATGGCCCTGCACTGGCTGGACGTTTCGCGTTATGCCGACAGCTATGGTTACCAGGATGACGATATCCGCACCCAATGGCCTTATCGCGATTGGGTGATTCATGCGTTCAACAGCAATATGCCTTACGATCAGTTTATAACCTGGCAGCTGGCCGGAGACCTGCTGCCCAATGCCGGAAAAGAGCAGCTGCTGGCCACCGCCTTTCTGCGCAACCACAAGATAACAGAAGAAGGCGGCGTAATCCCCGAGGAGTACCGCGTGGAATATATTATAGACAAAGTAAAGACCTATTCCAAGGGCATACTGGCCATGACCGCGGAATGCGCCCAGTGCCATGATCACAAATATGATCCCATATCCCAAAAAGACTATTACCGGCTGTTTGCTTTTTTTAATACCAGCAGGGAACAGGGATTGGAAGGACTTGTCAATTCTGGACCGGCAAAAACCCCCATGCTTACATTAACCACCGAGGACACCCAAAACCTCCTTCGCTTTATCAACCGGAAAGATACCACCCGTATCAATGTATCGGTAATGGGCGAACTGGATACCCCGCGTACCACGTATATACTAAACCGCGGTGTTTACGACCAGCATGGCCCCCCGGTAACAGTCGGGGCATTGCAGGCGGTTATGCGTTTCGATACGATGGCGTACCCGAAAAACAGGCTGGGACTGGCGCAATGGACCGTAAACAAACAAAACCCGCTTACCGCAAGGGTATTTGTAAACCAGCTCTGGGAGCAGTTTTTTGGCAAAGGCATTGTAAAAACAGTGGGTGATTTTGGAATGCAGGGCCATTTGCCTACACATCCCGGATTGCTGGACTGGCTGGCGGTGGATTTTATGGAGCAGGGATGGAACATTAAAAAGCTGGTCCGCAAAATGGTGTTGTCTGCCACCTACCGGCAATCTTCAAAGATTGATCCACGGGCCATGGAAAAAGACCCGGACAACGTGTACTATGCCCGGTCTCCGCGCATCCGCCTGGCTGCAGAAAGCATCCGTGATGTGGTACTGGGCAGCAGCGGCCTGTTGAATAAAACCATCGGTGGGCCCAGCGTAAAACCGTACCAGCCCAAAGGACTCTGGGAAGCTGCCACTTCCGGGCGGGGAGCCCTCACGACTTACAGCCAGGACAGCGACAGTGACCTTTACCGCAGGGGCATTTATACGTTTATAAAACTTACAGTGCCCCCACCCTCCATGATCATTTTCGATGCCAGCAACCGTGATCAGTGCGAAGTAAGCCGGCTCACCACCAATACCCCCCTGCAGGCACTGATCATGATGAATGACCCCACCGTACTGGAAGCATCCAGGGTGTTTGCAGAAAGGCTTTCGGCAAACGATCCCCGGGCGGCCATCGGCACCGCCTTTGAAAGCATTCTCTGCCGCAGGCCAACCGCAACGGAAATGGATATTCTCAAAAAATATTATGCAGACCAGCTTCAGGTATTTAACAGTAAGAAAAAAGAAGCGGAGCGAACGATCGCCGTTGGTGAATACCCACATCACAGTAAACCGTCCGATATTGTAAAAACCGCTGCCCTCATGCGGGTAATCAATATGATCTACAATATGGAGGAAGCCATTGTAAAAGTATAAACCGACCACAGCATTTAAACCGGGTAATATGGAAAAAGAAGTATTGGAACATGGACTCAACCTCAACCGCCGCCGCTTTCTTACAAAGCTGGGTATGGGTATTGGAGGTGCCGCACTGGGCACCTTACTAATTCCCGAACTGTTTAGCAGCAGGGATGTTGAAGAAGCCCTCGTTTCCGGGCTCCCGCATTTTGCGCCCAAAGCCAAACGCATTATTTATCTTTTCCAGAACGGAGCCCCGTCACAACTGGACCTGTTTGATTATAAACCCAAGCTGAACGAGATGCAGGGCCAGGATCTGCCGGAGTCGGTACGGCAAGGGCAACGACTTACCGGAATGACAGCTAACCAGTCTAAATTCCCACTGGCCGGTACGGTATTTAAATTCAATCAATACGGCGAGCACCGTGCCTGGATCAGTGATCTCCTTCCTTATACAGCCAAAATTGTGGACGATCTGTGTATTGTAAAAAGCCTCTACACAGAAGCCATCAATCACGACCCCGCCCTCACCTTCTTCCAAACCGGAGCCCAGGTAGGCAACCGCCCCAGCATGGGTGCCTGGCTCAGCTATGGCCTTGGCAGCGAAAACAAAAACCTGCCGGCCTTTTGTGTGCTTCTCTCCAAAGGAAAGGGTAACGGGCAGGGCGTTTACTCCAAACTCTGGACCAATGGTTTTTTGGACTCCATTCACCAGGGCGTTCAATTCAGCAACGGGGAGAACCCCGTACTCTACCTCAATGACCCCGATGGTATGGACAAAACGGAAAGAAGAAAAATGCTGGATCATCTTTCAGAACTGAATCATGAAAGTTATGGCGTTGTAGGTGATCCGGAAATAAAAGCCAAAGTACAGCAATATGAAATGGCCTACCGCATGCAGACCGCCGTGCCGGAAGTAACCGATCTGAGCAAAGAACCGGAGTCTATTATTAAACTTTATGGGCCCGACTGCCTGGTGCCCGGCACCTATGCAGCCAATTGCCTCTTAGCTCGCAAATTGTCGGAGAACGGGGTACGCTTTGTACAACTGTATCACCAGGGATGGGACAGCCATGGCAATCTTCCCAATGAGCTGGCCGGTCAATGCAGGGATACGGACCAGGCATCCGCGGCGCTGGTCACCGACCTGAAGCAAAGAGGCCTGCTGGATGAAACCCTGGTCATCTGGGGCGGTGAGTTTGGCCGCACCAATTACTGCCAGGGGACCCTTTCAAAAGACAACTACGGGCGGGATCACCATCCGCGCTGCTTTACCATGTGGATGGCCGGTGGGGGCATCAAACCCGGTGTATACGGAGAAACCGATGAATTTGGCTATAATATCATTGCTGATCCTGTGCATGTGCACGATTTTCACGCAACGGCCCTGCACCTGATGGGACTCGACCATGAGCGCCTGGTATATAAGCACCTCGGACGCCGCTACCGGCTGACTGATGTTGCAGGCAAAGTGATAACGGGCTTAATGGTGTAGGCTTATTTGACATAACAAGCATTAAATATCAAATAACAGGTAACAAATAGCAAATACAAAATAGCAAGTACCGATTAACAAGCGTCAAATTACAAATAGTAAATAACAAATAGCAAGTAGTAAAACACCAGGCTGCCGGCATTAAACAACAAATAGCAGTCATAACTACCCGGTACCAGGCATCTGGTGTTAAATACTGTAAAACAAAAACATGAATAGAAAACATTTTATCCGCAATACAGCCTTAGGCTTTGCCGGCCTCCTGTATACCCCCGACTGGCTGATAAAGAACGATGTTGTGTTGGGTCAGGGTAATAAACGCTACCGGTTAAATGCCCATTGGAGCCAGGCAGATGTGGCCCGGTACCCGGTTAACGATTGTCATGAAATGGTACAGGACAGTAAAGGCCGCATCCTGTTGCTGACCAACGAAACAAAGAACAATGTGATTATTTACGATAAGAAAGGCCAATTATTAAGT
The sequence above is a segment of the Niabella agricola genome. Coding sequences within it:
- a CDS encoding PAS domain-containing sensor histidine kinase, which produces MEDTEQTTQESYRYEALFNQASMGIIVVNHKAEIQSANPFALALFGYSLDELLQQPIELLIPGRYHSRHVTHRDGYTHNPKTRPMGVGMDLFAVKKDGSEFPVEVSLSNYEDEGKQFIIAFISDISIRKKAEAEIEELNNKLESTVEQRTRQLTAAMQDLEQSKDELSKLLEREKELGELKSRFVTIASHEFRTPLSTILSSAYLIERYTTTEEQPRREKHLQRIVSSVQLLTDILNDFLSVGKIEEGKIQVRFSRLDIQELVSGMVRELEVTLKKNQELVYHHDGNPIAELDASLLKHIVMNLVSNASKFSAEDGRIVIETSGAPDQVRLSVKDNGIGISQEDQKHLMERFFRAANAGNIQGTGLGLHIISKYTELMNGTITCVSELNQGTEFIITFDKRAAKAISSSGNI
- a CDS encoding PSD1 and planctomycete cytochrome C domain-containing protein, giving the protein MKLTTFASITLMVFILTELAAGCGNRVKKRNDRNRISYNYDVRPILSDKCFVCHGPDKNKQEAGLRLDIEANAKAPLRETKGAYAIVPGKPEASELIKRITSADPSYQMPTPESHLGVLNENEIRILTRWIEQGAPYEKHWAFIAPRKLPLPDIGNKEWARNEIDYFIAEKMEEHQLQPNAAADKSMLLKRVSLDLTGLLPDLQMQQAFENDHSSTAYEKAVDRLLASPQFGEKMALHWLDVSRYADSYGYQDDDIRTQWPYRDWVIHAFNSNMPYDQFITWQLAGDLLPNAGKEQLLATAFLRNHKITEEGGVIPEEYRVEYIIDKVKTYSKGILAMTAECAQCHDHKYDPISQKDYYRLFAFFNTSREQGLEGLVNSGPAKTPMLTLTTEDTQNLLRFINRKDTTRINVSVMGELDTPRTTYILNRGVYDQHGPPVTVGALQAVMRFDTMAYPKNRLGLAQWTVNKQNPLTARVFVNQLWEQFFGKGIVKTVGDFGMQGHLPTHPGLLDWLAVDFMEQGWNIKKLVRKMVLSATYRQSSKIDPRAMEKDPDNVYYARSPRIRLAAESIRDVVLGSSGLLNKTIGGPSVKPYQPKGLWEAATSGRGALTTYSQDSDSDLYRRGIYTFIKLTVPPPSMIIFDASNRDQCEVSRLTTNTPLQALIMMNDPTVLEASRVFAERLSANDPRAAIGTAFESILCRRPTATEMDILKKYYADQLQVFNSKKKEAERTIAVGEYPHHSKPSDIVKTAALMRVINMIYNMEEAIVKV
- a CDS encoding DUF1501 domain-containing protein, yielding MEKEVLEHGLNLNRRRFLTKLGMGIGGAALGTLLIPELFSSRDVEEALVSGLPHFAPKAKRIIYLFQNGAPSQLDLFDYKPKLNEMQGQDLPESVRQGQRLTGMTANQSKFPLAGTVFKFNQYGEHRAWISDLLPYTAKIVDDLCIVKSLYTEAINHDPALTFFQTGAQVGNRPSMGAWLSYGLGSENKNLPAFCVLLSKGKGNGQGVYSKLWTNGFLDSIHQGVQFSNGENPVLYLNDPDGMDKTERRKMLDHLSELNHESYGVVGDPEIKAKVQQYEMAYRMQTAVPEVTDLSKEPESIIKLYGPDCLVPGTYAANCLLARKLSENGVRFVQLYHQGWDSHGNLPNELAGQCRDTDQASAALVTDLKQRGLLDETLVIWGGEFGRTNYCQGTLSKDNYGRDHHPRCFTMWMAGGGIKPGVYGETDEFGYNIIADPVHVHDFHATALHLMGLDHERLVYKHLGRRYRLTDVAGKVITGLMV